A single Perognathus longimembris pacificus isolate PPM17 chromosome 17, ASM2315922v1, whole genome shotgun sequence DNA region contains:
- the Krt39 gene encoding keratin, type I cytoskeletal 39, which translates to MDTQGCPTTVSSTPPPNHCGITNPRTISSNRGCHHSDAEVTSIRPTSDVQRIPQGRSCQPPPRLRRVPMYLLSNFNGRASLDDCSWCGEGINSHERETMQILNDRLASYLEKVRMLEQENAELEGKIQEEDNKELPILCPDYLTYYATIEGLQQKILCTKAENSRLVSQIDNTKLAADDLRANYEAEMSLHQLVEADAKALQKILDVLALNKADLEARVQSLKEELLCLKNSHQEDISSLQCQLGDRLNIEVTSAPSVDLNQILQEMRCRYESIMETNRRDVEQWFNAQMEELSQQMVSSSQQQQESQKEIIELRRTMATLEVELQAQHRMRDSQECIVEETEARYTALLAQIQGLVHHLEAQLAEIRSASERQNQEYEILLDTKSRLECEIATYRSLLESSDGKFPCQLCAAKCEPSMDTSQSTRAMECAAAPVYTSSVPRGILKPQRVCGPPSRILVKIRTITKEIKDGKVISSHEHVQPCYITRSAKA; encoded by the exons ATGGATACCCAGGGCTGCCCCACGACTGTGTCTtcaaccccacccccaaaccacTGTGGAATTACAAATCCGAGGACCATCTCTTCTAACCGCGGCTGCCATCACAGTGATGCTGAAGTCACCAGCATCCGGCCAACTAGTGATGTTCAGAGAATTCCCCAGGGCCGAAGCTGCCAACCCCCTCCACGCCTCCGCCGGGTCCCCATGTACCTGCTAAGCAACTTCAATGGCCGGGCCTCCCTGGATGACTGTAGCTGGTGTGGTGAAGGCATCAACAGTCATGAGAGAGAGACCATGCAGATTTTAAACGACCGCCTTGCTAGCTACCTAGAAAAGGTGCGGATGCTGGAACAAGAGAATGCTGAGCTGGAGGGTAAAATCCAGGAGGAGGATAACAAAGAGCTTCCCATCCTGTGTCCTGATTACCTCACCTACTATGCCACCATTGAAGGGCTCCAGCAGAAG ATCTTGTGTACCAAGGCTGAAAATTCCAGACTGGTCTCACAAATTGACAATACCAAACTGGCTGCAGATGACTTGAGAGCCAA TTATGAAGCTGAGATGTCCCTACACCAGCTGGTGGAGGCCGATGCCAAAGCCCTGCAAAAGATCCTCGATGTACTGGCCCTAAACAAGGCTGACCTGGAGGCCCGAGTCCAGTCTCTGAAGGAGGAGCTCCTGTGCCTGAAAAACAGCCACCAAGAG gaCATCAGTTCCTTACAGTGCCAGCTTGGAGACAGACTCAACATTGAAGTAACCTCTGCCCCTTCAGTGGACCTAAACCAAATTCTACAAGAAATGAGATGTCGATATGAGTCCATCATGGAGACCAACCGTAGAGACGTAGAACAATGGTTCAATGCACAG ATGGAGGAGCTGAGTCAGCAGATGGTGAGCAGCTCTCAACAAcagcaagaaagccagaaggagaTCATAGAACTGAGGCGCACCATGGCCACTCTGGAGGTTGAACTGCAGGCCCAGCACCGAatg AGAGATTCCCAGGAGTGTATCGTGGAGGAGACAGAGGCCCGCTATACAGCCCTGCTGGCCCAGATCCAGGGCCTGGTTCATCACCTAGAGGCTCAGCTGGCAGAGATCCGGAGTGCTTCAGAAAGGCAGAACCAAGAATACGAGATTCTGCTGGACACCAAGTCCCGGCTGGAGTGTGAGATTGCCACCTACCGCAGCCTGCTAGAGAGCTCCGACGGCAA GTTCCCATGTCAGCTCTGTGCCGCCAAATGTGAGCCTTCCATGGATACATCCCAGAGCACCAGAGCCATGGAATGCGCTGCTGCCCCAGTTTATACATCCTCAGTTCCTCGGGGGATACTCAAGCCTCAAAGAGTCTGCGGCCCCCCATCCCGGATCCTGGTGAAAATACGCACTATCACCAAGGAGATCAAAGATGGGAAGGTCATTTCGTCTCACGAGCATGTGCAGCCTTGCTACATCACCAGATCTGCCAAAGCCTAA